DNA sequence from the Aneurinibacillus sp. REN35 genome:
AAGGTGGTCTGCCTGGCTGATTATATTGAACCGGGCCGGCAATTTCCGGGAGTAGATGAGGTGCGTGCAGCCGCCGAAGAGGATTTGGATCGTGCATTGGCGAAAGGTCTGGGAGGAACGATTACTTTTCTTGTAAATCGGGAAAAAAGTATATATCCCCTCACCGTTCTGGCTCGCAACTCCTTAGTAAAACCGAAAACGAAAAACGTATAGGAGGAAAAAGCGAATATGACGGAATTAGAGATTGCGCAACTGGCCGCTAGAGCGGCAGAAGATAAAAAAGGACATGATGTGGTTATTCTAGATCTTAAAGGACTGTCGATCATTGCCGATTATTTCGTTGTCTGCCACGGAAACTCTGAAACACAAGTGCAGGCGATCGTAGATAATATTAAAGACAGTGTGGAGAAGGAAAATATAGCTGTGCGCGGCCGTGAAGGATATGATGAGGCGCGTTGGGTGTTAGTGGACTTAGGAGATGTTGTTGTTCACGTGTTCCATCGCGATGAGCGCGAGTTCTATAATATCGAGCGGCTGTGGAAGGATGCTTCTGTTGTCTCCATCCAATAGCAGCTATCGGCGGCTCGCCGATGTATACGACCATTTGATGACAGATGCGCCGTACGATCAGTGGATGAGTTTCACCGGCCAGGCGTGGGATAAATATGGCAGCTATCCGCGTACGGTAGCTGAGCTTGGCTGCGGCACAGGCTCGCTTACTCGTTTTCTTCTGGAGCGAGAAGTTGAAGTGTGGGCCGTGGATCTGTCTGCCGATATGCTCGATATCGCGCAGGAAAAGGTGAAGCGAAGCCATCCAAATGCAGCGGTTCATTGGCTTAATCAGGACATACGGCAACTGATGCTCCCGACGAAGGTGGACAGTGTTGTTAGCTTTTGCGATACGCTCAATTATATTCCGGACGCCGAGGGGATCAAGCAGATATTTGCGGATACGTATGAGGCATTGAAGCCTGGTGGCACCTTTTTATTCGATGTGCATACACCGTATAAAATCGCCGAAGTCTTCGGAGATGAATCATTCTCTTATCAGGACGAGAAGGTCGCTTATATCTGGCAGAGTATGTATGACGAGGAGAATGAAGTGGTAGAGCATGACCTCACGCTTTTTGTTGAAGGTGAGGATGGATTATATCGTCGCTTTCAGGAGCTTCATCGTCAGCGTGCGTATTCTCTTGAGCATTTGCAGATATGGTTGCAGGAAGTTGGATTCGAGATCCTTTCTGTTACTGCCGATTTTACTGACCATCCGGTGGACGAGGAAAGTGAGCGCGCATTTTTTGTTGCACGAAAGCCGTAAAGAAGAGAAGTTGACACAGCATAGGTGTGTTGCATATAATTTTAAATAATTGCACATCATGGCCTTGATAAGGAATAGTAATTGCCGAAAGCGAAGCAGAGAGTTAACGGGTGGTGCGAGTTAACCGCATAAGGTAATGAACTCGCCTTGGAGCTGATAGCGGGAAGGTGAATGCCTGTACTGCTTATCCGTTTCATCCACGTTACGGATGCCAAAGTGAACGCCTGTTTCTTGGCGTTAACTAGGGTGGTACCGCGGGAGTTACGCCTCTCGTCCCTGGATATTTACAGGGATGAGAGGCGTTTTTTATATGAAATACGTATTTTGGAGGTTAGTCATTGATGAAAGCTTACAAGCCGCATGAAATTGAAATGAAATGGCAGCAGTATTGGAATGAAACGAATGCGCATCGTACGAATGAAGATGATACAAAAGAGAAATTCTACTGCTTAGAACAATTCCCATATCCTTCTGGACGTCTGCACATGGGACATATGCGTGTTTATTCTATCGGTGATGTAGTAGCCCGCTATAAGAGAATGAGTGGTTATCAGGTTCTTCATCCGATGGGCTGGGATGCTTTTGGGATGCCGGCAGAGAATGCGGCAATTAAACTAGGTGCACAGCCGTCCAAATGGACATATGAGAACATTGATTTTATGAAAAATCAGCAGAAGAAGCTTGGCGTAAGCTACGATTGGGAACGGGAGTTTG
Encoded proteins:
- the rsfS gene encoding ribosome silencing factor, with translation MTELEIAQLAARAAEDKKGHDVVILDLKGLSIIADYFVVCHGNSETQVQAIVDNIKDSVEKENIAVRGREGYDEARWVLVDLGDVVVHVFHRDEREFYNIERLWKDASVVSIQ
- a CDS encoding class I SAM-dependent DNA methyltransferase, with the protein product MSPSNSSYRRLADVYDHLMTDAPYDQWMSFTGQAWDKYGSYPRTVAELGCGTGSLTRFLLEREVEVWAVDLSADMLDIAQEKVKRSHPNAAVHWLNQDIRQLMLPTKVDSVVSFCDTLNYIPDAEGIKQIFADTYEALKPGGTFLFDVHTPYKIAEVFGDESFSYQDEKVAYIWQSMYDEENEVVEHDLTLFVEGEDGLYRRFQELHRQRAYSLEHLQIWLQEVGFEILSVTADFTDHPVDEESERAFFVARKP